One Mesomycoplasma molare genomic window carries:
- the pth gene encoding aminoacyl-tRNA hydrolase: MKLIVGLGNPGDEYKKTKHNVGFWVLDKIAEELNLKFDKNKFNGLHTKNEDYILAKPYTFMNNSGFFVKEIVNFYKIAIDDILIVYDDMDFKIGQAAIRNHGSAAGHNGIKSIIEQLGSDKIKRMKIGIDRPKIKEQVRDYVLTPFQPEQKKIIDKVVQEAALACIDFISNDIRIVIERFNAKNKKAKTTISS, from the coding sequence ATGAAATTAATTGTTGGTTTAGGAAATCCTGGAGATGAATATAAAAAAACAAAGCATAATGTCGGTTTTTGAGTTTTAGACAAAATAGCTGAAGAATTAAATTTAAAATTTGATAAAAATAAATTTAATGGTCTTCATACTAAAAATGAAGATTATATTTTAGCAAAACCTTATACCTTTATGAATAATTCGGGATTTTTTGTAAAAGAAATTGTTAATTTTTACAAAATTGCTATCGATGATATTTTAATAGTATATGATGACATGGATTTTAAAATAGGGCAAGCAGCTATCAGAAATCACGGTTCAGCAGCTGGGCATAATGGTATTAAAAGCATTATAGAACAATTAGGTAGTGATAAAATCAAAAGAATGAAAATTGGAATTGATAGACCAAAAATAAAAGAGCAAGTTAGAGACTATGTTTTAACGCCCTTTCAACCTGAACAAAAGAAAATTATAGATAAAGTTGTTCAAGAGGCAGCTTTAGCATGTATTGACTTTATTTCCAACGATATAAGAATTGTTATAGAAAGATTTAATGCAAAAAATAAAAAAGCTAAAACTACTATTAGCAGTTAG
- a CDS encoding AAA family ATPase produces the protein MQEFIVEISFLIFSNTNKTYFVYKAKNADNKIMNLISYIPLELKKKYKISATKLTNSKYQDSYEINKFEQIIKEEKNTIINFFSSKTFPGIGKKIATKIYEIWGDNTIKILKSNPELILESNNNIPESKAKIIFNKLNSFSLEDEIYEFFISNNLMNLYFKIKENYKMPSFWKILKEDPFILLESDNDFNFYDVDLMAKKLGFDDDKNRLEYLILYKIKLYLLKNSNTVLEKNEFKAIWSLVNKEENIEPQHFFEIIKKLINKNKIVLISENHYTISIFLDEEKFILETFESIYNKKENNSFQIPKVQDKFDNIQKEAIESVFLNNLVIITGGPGTGKTEILKEIYLSLAKIYDKDKMVILTPTGRAAYLIKEKSGLDAKTIHSFLDVSKKGEEFIFLESEPKKINVLIIDEFSMVSQHLFFNLLKNIDLAYVKKIIIIGDKDQLPSIEYGNLLADFLEIPMFKINILKNNYRQKDKQEIITFSQSINKGIVPSIKNQNVFLIETSIQDFFQILDSELNILLKEYTINDWIIMAPIYEGEVGINKINNFIQNKLFDREKNKHFIIETKSGEKVFFENDKVMQLKNDYNEDISNGEIGYIETFREFNKKLDFVVVNFNNKLIKYNREQFLEQITLSYSVSVHKFQGSEVPIALFVLFKQNSYLLTKKLFYTGVTRAKDEIKIIGEKEALEYATNNLDKERKTNIKFLAKK, from the coding sequence ATGCAAGAATTCATAGTAGAAATTAGCTTTTTAATTTTTAGTAATACAAATAAAACTTATTTTGTTTATAAAGCTAAAAATGCTGATAATAAAATAATGAATCTTATTTCTTATATACCTTTGGAATTAAAAAAGAAATATAAAATTTCTGCTACTAAATTAACTAATAGTAAATATCAAGATAGCTATGAAATAAACAAATTTGAACAAATAATAAAAGAAGAAAAAAATACAATAATTAATTTTTTTTCTTCAAAAACATTTCCGGGTATAGGAAAGAAAATAGCTACTAAGATTTATGAAATTTGAGGAGATAATACAATAAAGATTCTAAAGTCAAATCCTGAATTAATTTTAGAATCTAATAATAATATTCCCGAATCTAAAGCTAAAATTATATTTAATAAATTAAATTCTTTTAGTTTAGAAGATGAAATATATGAATTTTTTATTAGCAATAATTTAATGAACTTATATTTTAAAATAAAGGAAAATTATAAAATGCCTTCTTTTTGAAAAATATTAAAAGAAGATCCTTTCATACTTTTAGAATCTGATAATGATTTTAATTTTTATGATGTAGACTTAATGGCTAAAAAGCTAGGTTTTGATGATGATAAAAATAGATTGGAATATTTGATTTTATATAAAATTAAATTATATCTTTTAAAAAATAGTAATACAGTATTAGAAAAAAATGAATTTAAAGCTATTTGATCTTTAGTAAATAAAGAAGAAAATATTGAACCTCAACATTTTTTCGAAATAATTAAAAAACTAATAAATAAAAACAAAATAGTTTTAATCTCGGAAAATCACTATACAATTTCTATTTTTTTAGATGAGGAAAAGTTTATTTTAGAAACTTTTGAGTCAATTTATAATAAAAAAGAAAATAATAGTTTTCAAATACCCAAAGTTCAAGATAAATTTGATAATATACAAAAGGAAGCAATAGAATCTGTTTTTTTAAATAACCTTGTCATTATTACCGGTGGACCAGGTACAGGTAAAACAGAAATTTTAAAGGAAATATATTTATCTTTAGCAAAAATATATGACAAAGATAAAATGGTGATTTTAACACCTACTGGTAGAGCTGCTTATTTAATTAAAGAAAAAAGCGGTTTAGATGCAAAAACAATTCATTCCTTTCTTGATGTTTCTAAAAAAGGTGAAGAATTTATTTTTTTAGAATCAGAGCCTAAAAAAATAAACGTTTTAATTATCGATGAATTTTCAATGGTATCTCAACATTTATTTTTTAACTTACTTAAAAATATTGACCTGGCCTATGTAAAAAAAATTATAATAATAGGTGATAAAGATCAACTACCTTCTATTGAGTACGGAAATTTACTAGCTGATTTTCTAGAAATACCAATGTTTAAAATTAACATTTTAAAAAATAATTATAGGCAAAAAGATAAGCAAGAAATTATTACTTTTTCACAGTCAATTAACAAAGGTATTGTACCTTCAATAAAAAATCAAAATGTTTTTTTAATAGAAACTTCAATACAAGATTTTTTTCAAATTTTAGATTCTGAATTAAATATCTTATTAAAAGAATATACTATTAATGATTGGATAATAATGGCTCCTATTTACGAAGGAGAAGTTGGGATAAATAAAATTAATAATTTTATACAAAATAAACTTTTTGATAGAGAAAAAAATAAGCACTTTATAATTGAAACGAAAAGTGGAGAAAAAGTTTTTTTCGAGAATGATAAGGTAATGCAACTAAAAAATGACTATAATGAAGATATTTCTAATGGTGAAATTGGTTACATAGAAACTTTTAGAGAATTTAATAAAAAATTGGATTTTGTAGTTGTTAATTTCAATAATAAGCTTATTAAATACAATAGAGAACAATTTTTAGAACAAATAACTCTTTCTTATTCTGTATCTGTGCACAAGTTTCAAGGTTCAGAAGTGCCTATTGCCCTATTTGTACTATTTAAACAAAATAGTTATCTTTTAACTAAAAAACTATTTTATACAGGTGTTACGAGAGCCAAAGATGAAATAAAAATAATCGGCGAAAAAGAAGCTTTGGAATATGCAACAAATAATTTAGACAAAGAAAGGAAGACAAACATCAAATTTTTAGCAAAAAAATAA
- the metK gene encoding methionine adenosyltransferase: MYKKLFTSESVGKGHPDKICDQISDGVLDSILKKDPEARVACEVMASNRLIIIGGEITTKTYVDVVKVAWSILKRIGYNESDFTIVSNVNKQSPDINQGVDRTDGQIGAGDQGIMFGYATDETPELMPLAITLAHALVKRAEELRSSHKFKWAKADMKSQVTIDYSDENNVKIDTILMSIQHDENYDENLFKSFIKKEIMLYIAKKYNLNEDFKILINPTGKFTIGGPIGDAGLTGRKIIVDTYGGAARHGGGAFSGKDYTKVDRSGAYAARWVAKNLVAAKVAKKVEIQLSYAIGVVKPISIHINTFNTSKFKDEEILKAIDKFFDLSPSGIINDLNLKQPIYLQTATFGHFGRNDLDLPWEKTNKVDLIKEFFKS; this comes from the coding sequence ATGTATAAAAAATTATTTACTAGTGAAAGTGTTGGAAAGGGTCACCCTGATAAAATTTGTGACCAAATTAGTGATGGTGTTTTAGACTCCATTTTAAAAAAAGATCCAGAGGCTAGAGTTGCCTGTGAGGTAATGGCATCTAATAGATTAATTATCATAGGTGGTGAAATAACAACTAAAACTTATGTAGATGTTGTTAAAGTTGCTTGAAGCATTTTAAAAAGAATCGGTTACAATGAAAGTGATTTTACAATAGTATCTAACGTTAATAAACAAAGTCCAGATATTAATCAAGGTGTTGATAGAACAGATGGTCAAATAGGAGCGGGGGATCAAGGAATAATGTTCGGTTACGCAACCGATGAAACTCCAGAGTTAATGCCTTTAGCTATAACTTTAGCTCACGCTCTTGTAAAGAGAGCGGAAGAGTTAAGATCTAGTCATAAATTTAAATGAGCTAAAGCCGATATGAAAAGCCAAGTAACTATTGATTATAGTGATGAAAATAATGTAAAGATTGACACAATTTTAATGTCAATACAACATGATGAAAATTACGACGAAAACCTGTTTAAATCCTTTATAAAAAAGGAAATTATGCTCTATATTGCTAAAAAATATAATTTAAATGAAGACTTTAAAATACTTATAAATCCTACTGGAAAATTCACCATTGGAGGCCCTATTGGAGATGCAGGATTAACTGGAAGAAAAATAATAGTTGATACGTATGGAGGAGCTGCTCGTCACGGTGGTGGAGCCTTTAGTGGTAAGGACTATACAAAAGTAGATAGAAGCGGCGCTTATGCAGCTAGATGAGTTGCTAAAAATCTTGTAGCTGCGAAAGTAGCTAAAAAAGTAGAAATTCAATTATCTTATGCCATCGGTGTTGTAAAACCTATTTCTATTCACATAAATACTTTCAATACCTCTAAATTTAAAGATGAAGAAATTCTAAAAGCTATTGATAAATTTTTTGATTTATCACCAAGTGGAATAATCAATGATTTAAATTTAAAACAACCAATTTATTTACAAACTGCAACCTTTGGGCACTTCGGAAGAAATGACTTAGATCTTCCTTGAGAAAAAACAAATAAAGTTGATTTAATAAAAGAGTTTTTTAAGTCATAA
- the serS gene encoding serine--tRNA ligase, whose product MLNIKYLLNNKEEIIKKLETRNFDISVLNTIFDLGEKRSKIMTELQQLESQRNEKSALIGKLVREKKDVSKIKEEMSELKNIIEKLSNTNQEINVKIEELLSAVPNLPLDSTPIGKDENDNVIVEVKSEIGRGLVKALKPHYEIGLDLDILDFSRAVKMSGSRFAIFKNEGAKLVRALISFMLDTHTENGYNELITPTLVSSKMMYGTGQLPKFTEDIYKLENNDLWLIPTAEVTLTNYNNDEILDLKEAKKYVGYTKCYRSESGSGGRDTKGLIRSHEFHKVELVKITNSEQALEEFSKTINDAASILEKLEIPYQKVLLSTGDIGFGSRQTYDLELWLPSEQRFREVSSISYFGDFQARRAQIRYRNENNKVEYAHTINGSGIAIDRVFAAIIEQYQNEDGSIDVPKVLIPYMNGLTKISKK is encoded by the coding sequence ATGCTTAATATTAAATATCTATTAAATAATAAAGAAGAAATAATAAAAAAATTAGAAACAAGAAATTTTGATATTTCTGTTTTAAATACAATATTTGACTTAGGAGAAAAACGTAGCAAAATAATGACTGAATTACAACAACTAGAAAGTCAAAGAAATGAAAAATCAGCATTAATTGGGAAATTAGTTAGAGAAAAAAAAGATGTTTCAAAGATTAAAGAAGAAATGTCAGAATTGAAAAACATTATAGAAAAGCTTTCTAATACAAATCAAGAAATAAATGTAAAAATAGAAGAATTATTATCTGCTGTTCCTAATTTACCTTTAGATAGTACTCCTATAGGAAAAGATGAAAATGACAATGTTATTGTTGAAGTAAAAAGTGAAATTGGAAGAGGTCTTGTAAAAGCTTTAAAACCGCATTATGAAATAGGTTTAGATTTAGATATATTAGATTTTTCTAGAGCTGTAAAAATGTCAGGATCTAGATTTGCTATTTTTAAAAACGAAGGGGCAAAACTAGTTAGAGCTTTAATTTCCTTTATGTTAGATACACACACAGAAAATGGTTATAATGAATTAATTACACCAACCTTAGTTTCTAGTAAAATGATGTATGGAACAGGTCAATTGCCAAAATTTACAGAAGATATTTATAAATTAGAAAATAACGATTTATGATTAATCCCTACTGCTGAAGTAACTTTAACCAATTATAATAATGATGAAATTTTAGATTTAAAAGAAGCTAAAAAATATGTAGGTTATACCAAATGTTATAGATCAGAATCTGGAAGCGGAGGAAGAGATACTAAAGGTTTAATTCGTTCTCATGAATTTCACAAGGTAGAACTAGTTAAAATAACAAACTCAGAACAAGCTTTAGAAGAATTTTCAAAAACTATAAATGATGCTGCAAGCATTTTAGAAAAATTAGAAATACCTTATCAAAAAGTGTTGCTTTCTACAGGTGATATAGGATTTGGTTCTAGACAAACATATGATTTAGAATTATGATTGCCTTCAGAGCAAAGATTTAGGGAAGTATCTTCCATTTCTTATTTCGGTGATTTCCAAGCAAGAAGAGCGCAAATAAGGTATAGAAATGAAAATAATAAAGTAGAATACGCTCATACAATAAATGGTTCAGGAATAGCTATTGATAGAGTTTTTGCGGCTATAATAGAACAATATCAAAACGAAGATGGTTCAATAGATGTTCCTAAAGTTTTAATCCCTTATATGAATGGTTTAACAAAAATAAGTAAAAAATAA
- the ftsH gene encoding ATP-dependent zinc metalloprotease FtsH encodes MQFLKRKNLVVFLIFLLVGLLVWILWSNIGNQVKIISLSDFEKKLAEYYINESDNKFISKFTISETEWVLRFQEIDKNARGGFFVQNYLVNISPTIANKINGGIALFPESQLTYFEVIKKAMITDDSEILNFIKNNRIETGYESAGIPQPSLFSRIFGFIPLLVSVGFPLLLLYFLYRSTRGSGNGGGIFGGPNLNSQATKITSDKKFSDIAGNREVKEEVMELVDYLKDPKRYEAAGARIPKGILLGGPPGTGKTLIAKATAGEANVPFFFISASNFVELYVGMGAKRVRELFKEARKEAPAIIFIDELDAVGRSRGSGIGGGNDEREQTLNQLLVEMDGIVDNSGILVIAATNRTDVLDPALQRPGRFDRTITVGYPDVREREEILRLHARGKRVQSSIDFKNIAKRTPGFSGAQLENVINEASILSVREKTEVITSVQIDEAIDRVMSGPAKKHRTITEEERIMVAYHEAGHAVVGIKIPGGNKVQKITIIPRGNAGGYNLMLPEQEKYNATKSELLATIASFMGGRVAEELIYGEKEISTGAANDIEKATKIARRMVTEFGMSSLGPIQYEENTGSPFLGRDYAKNMSFSHKVGHEIDLEVRKIISEAYEQAKNVISNNKELLELIKESLLENETIVAEEIEYIAKHMKLPVRKENEEIVNSKEIDINKLIEEEVAETKDSLEK; translated from the coding sequence ATGCAATTTTTAAAAAGAAAAAATTTAGTAGTATTTTTAATATTTTTACTTGTTGGTTTACTTGTTTGAATACTTTGGTCAAATATAGGTAATCAAGTAAAAATTATTAGTTTAAGTGATTTTGAAAAAAAATTAGCAGAATACTATATTAATGAATCTGATAATAAATTTATTTCCAAGTTTACGATTAGTGAAACTGAATGAGTTTTAAGATTTCAAGAAATTGATAAAAATGCAAGAGGAGGATTTTTTGTTCAAAATTATTTAGTTAATATTTCTCCTACTATAGCAAATAAAATTAATGGGGGGATAGCACTATTTCCTGAAAGTCAATTAACCTATTTTGAAGTTATAAAAAAGGCGATGATTACTGATGATTCTGAAATTTTAAATTTTATTAAAAATAACAGAATAGAAACAGGATATGAAAGTGCTGGTATACCACAACCAAGTTTATTTTCAAGAATATTTGGGTTTATTCCTTTATTAGTTTCTGTTGGATTTCCATTATTATTGCTTTATTTCCTTTATAGAAGTACAAGAGGATCAGGAAATGGTGGAGGAATATTTGGCGGTCCTAATTTAAATAGTCAAGCAACTAAAATTACTTCAGATAAAAAATTCAGTGATATAGCTGGTAATAGAGAAGTTAAAGAAGAAGTAATGGAATTAGTTGATTATTTAAAAGATCCTAAACGTTATGAAGCGGCAGGAGCTAGAATACCTAAAGGAATCCTTTTAGGAGGTCCTCCAGGAACAGGAAAAACTTTAATTGCTAAAGCTACTGCTGGTGAAGCTAATGTTCCTTTCTTCTTTATTTCAGCTTCTAATTTTGTTGAATTATATGTTGGTATGGGGGCCAAAAGAGTAAGAGAGCTTTTTAAAGAAGCTAGAAAAGAAGCTCCGGCTATCATATTTATTGATGAATTAGATGCTGTAGGTCGTTCTAGAGGATCTGGTATTGGTGGTGGAAACGACGAAAGAGAACAAACATTAAATCAACTATTAGTAGAAATGGATGGAATAGTTGACAACAGTGGTATCTTAGTTATTGCAGCAACAAATAGAACTGATGTATTAGATCCTGCACTTCAAAGACCAGGTCGTTTTGATAGAACTATTACAGTAGGTTATCCTGATGTTAGAGAAAGAGAAGAAATTCTTAGACTACACGCTAGAGGGAAAAGAGTACAAAGTTCAATTGATTTTAAAAATATAGCAAAAAGAACTCCTGGTTTTTCAGGAGCTCAATTAGAAAATGTTATTAATGAAGCTTCTATTCTTTCTGTTAGAGAAAAAACTGAAGTCATTACTTCAGTACAAATTGATGAAGCTATTGATAGAGTTATGAGCGGTCCAGCTAAAAAGCATAGAACTATAACAGAAGAAGAAAGAATTATGGTTGCATACCATGAAGCGGGACATGCTGTAGTTGGTATAAAAATACCTGGTGGAAATAAAGTTCAAAAAATTACAATTATTCCTAGAGGTAATGCAGGCGGATATAATTTAATGCTACCTGAACAAGAAAAATATAATGCAACTAAATCAGAATTATTAGCAACTATCGCCTCATTTATGGGAGGGAGAGTTGCTGAAGAATTAATTTATGGAGAAAAAGAAATTTCTACAGGTGCTGCAAACGATATAGAAAAAGCAACCAAAATTGCTAGAAGAATGGTTACAGAATTCGGTATGTCAAGTTTAGGACCTATTCAATATGAAGAAAATACAGGCTCTCCTTTCTTAGGAAGAGATTATGCAAAAAATATGTCATTCTCTCACAAAGTTGGACATGAAATAGATCTAGAAGTAAGAAAAATTATTTCTGAAGCTTATGAGCAAGCTAAAAATGTAATTTCTAACAATAAAGAATTATTAGAATTAATAAAAGAATCATTATTGGAAAACGAAACAATAGTTGCGGAAGAAATTGAATATATTGCTAAACATATGAAATTACCAGTTAGAAAAGAAAATGAAGAAATTGTTAATTCTAAAGAAATTGATATTAATAAATTAATAGAAGAAGAAGTTGCAGAAACTAAAGACAGTTTAGAAAAATAA
- the tilS gene encoding tRNA lysidine(34) synthetase TilS, giving the protein MQKIKKLKLLLAVSGGPDSMFMLNKYRKHNIIVAHVNYNKREDSWKDENIVSEFCKKNNIPFFNLSIQKYEDKINNFQSYAREIRYNFFKKIYTENHCDFLYIAHNKDDFFENVILQKQQNKIVNYWGIKKETTLYNMKVFRPFIFKLWKKQIEKLNFKNGVNFAIDYTNNLSIYERNKVRLKYKNNKIQKAFIFYFYRFKNLFFIFKNKKTSNFLYKWEKKDFNINYLKHKNEKFILNVIYNLINQKFLDINLSKQKLLSIKTFLFSKNRTSSFKLKDDVFLIKKQNKLIFN; this is encoded by the coding sequence ATGCAAAAAATAAAAAAGCTAAAACTACTATTAGCAGTTAGTGGTGGTCCTGATTCTATGTTTATGTTAAATAAATATAGAAAACATAATATTATAGTTGCACACGTTAATTACAATAAAAGAGAAGATAGCTGAAAAGATGAGAATATCGTCTCAGAATTTTGTAAAAAAAACAATATTCCTTTCTTTAATTTATCAATTCAAAAATACGAAGACAAAATAAATAATTTTCAGTCATACGCCAGAGAAATAAGATACAATTTTTTTAAAAAAATATATACAGAAAATCATTGTGATTTTTTGTATATTGCACATAATAAAGATGATTTTTTTGAAAATGTTATATTACAAAAACAACAAAACAAAATAGTTAATTACTGAGGAATAAAAAAAGAGACCACTTTATATAACATGAAAGTGTTTCGTCCTTTTATTTTCAAATTGTGAAAAAAGCAGATTGAAAAACTAAATTTTAAAAACGGTGTTAATTTTGCTATTGACTATACCAATAACCTTTCTATTTATGAAAGAAATAAGGTAAGATTAAAATATAAAAATAACAAAATTCAAAAAGCATTTATTTTTTATTTTTATAGGTTTAAGAATCTATTTTTTATTTTTAAAAACAAAAAAACGAGTAATTTTTTATACAAATGAGAAAAAAAAGATTTTAATATAAACTATTTGAAACACAAAAATGAAAAATTTATATTAAATGTAATTTATAATCTTATTAATCAAAAATTTTTAGACATAAATTTAAGTAAACAAAAGTTATTATCTATTAAAACCTTTTTATTTTCCAAAAATAGAACTTCTTCTTTTAAACTTAAGGATGATGTATTTTTAATAAAAAAACAGAATAAACTTATTTTTAATTAA
- the whiA gene encoding DNA-binding protein WhiA codes for MSFSHDVKLEILNKKRKEKQFLNFIKGLVFCNCKINEKKEELIIKINKEDISLNIKEKLSKFNIKYYRSPKNKNWIVILKNSIDLSFQIEDPIHFFAGSFVGGGTISDINSTSYNLQISFFEKEVGELLLEKLNVHFSFSQIKRNDKYFLYEKKGENILNFLNAIGALKSFTLFFDQKNIRDIENNANRLANLDIHNQQRLVEAAQRDIANFSFLKANNLLDKLNEDQITFFEIRTKDPLLNLNEISDILKDKYQIIKTKSGLNHWSIKLNKLIEKYKKID; via the coding sequence ATGTCATTTAGTCATGATGTAAAATTAGAAATATTAAATAAAAAAAGAAAAGAAAAGCAGTTTTTAAACTTTATAAAGGGCTTAGTTTTTTGTAATTGTAAAATTAATGAAAAAAAAGAAGAATTAATAATAAAAATTAATAAAGAAGACATTTCTTTAAACATAAAAGAAAAACTTAGTAAATTTAATATTAAATATTATCGTTCTCCTAAAAATAAAAATTGAATAGTAATTCTCAAAAACAGTATTGATTTAAGTTTTCAAATAGAAGATCCTATTCATTTTTTTGCTGGTTCTTTTGTGGGTGGCGGAACTATTTCAGACATTAATTCAACTTCATATAATTTGCAAATAAGTTTTTTTGAAAAAGAAGTAGGTGAACTTCTTTTAGAAAAATTAAATGTTCATTTTTCTTTTTCTCAAATTAAAAGAAACGATAAATATTTTCTTTATGAAAAAAAGGGGGAAAATATTTTAAATTTTCTTAATGCTATAGGTGCTCTTAAAAGTTTTACTCTTTTTTTTGATCAAAAAAATATTAGAGATATTGAAAACAATGCAAATCGTTTAGCTAATTTAGATATACACAATCAACAAAGATTAGTAGAAGCCGCACAAAGAGATATCGCAAATTTTAGTTTTTTAAAAGCAAATAATTTGTTAGATAAATTGAATGAAGATCAAATAACTTTTTTTGAAATTAGAACAAAAGATCCTTTATTAAATTTAAATGAAATATCTGATATTTTAAAAGATAAATATCAAATTATTAAGACTAAAAGCGGGCTTAATCATTGATCAATCAAACTAAATAAATTAATAGAAAAATACAAAAAAATAGATTAG